Proteins found in one Roseimicrobium gellanilyticum genomic segment:
- a CDS encoding phenylacetate--CoA ligase family protein has product MNLRTLGEPLMWAKALWERRTTIRLSREQLEAQQLRKFRRFVAYVQKRSPYYQKIIQERGIDPATCVPTDFPVLTKRDVMANFDDIVTDRRITRERVLDFLAKSKDPGELFEDEYHVLHTSGTSGTMGVYVYSREGWIKGASNITRVAPPRLRRRSAFVAATRGHFAGVSLMVTGNRGTNRLFYNVRTYDVGRPMPEIIADLNKFQPHALSGYAAVLKVLGEAQERGELKIKPELVGNGGEPLMPEVKTLLQRAFKAPVSNAYATSELLYMGLTLPDSGPDGSMHLMEDNLIFELHDDHTCVTNLFNEVMPLIRYRLDDVLVPDTESENNLPFTKIRGIVGRAEDALVFTNSQGKEDFIHPIVIVELVIPGLNAWQVVLESKTSFRFRARFEPGQSEAEQQATKERIMQTVGALLAEKDMGNVKFTIEPVEEMEIDKHSGKFRLVVRDPALKPPVRA; this is encoded by the coding sequence ATGAATTTGCGCACTCTCGGAGAACCCCTCATGTGGGCGAAAGCCCTGTGGGAGCGGCGTACTACGATCCGCCTGTCACGCGAGCAACTGGAAGCCCAGCAGCTCCGCAAGTTTCGCCGCTTCGTCGCTTATGTGCAGAAGCGGTCGCCCTATTATCAGAAGATTATTCAGGAGCGGGGTATTGATCCCGCCACATGCGTGCCCACGGATTTCCCTGTGCTGACCAAGCGCGATGTGATGGCGAACTTTGACGATATCGTCACCGACCGCCGCATCACCCGCGAGCGCGTGCTGGATTTCCTCGCCAAGTCGAAGGACCCCGGAGAGCTCTTCGAGGACGAATATCACGTACTGCACACCTCCGGCACTTCCGGCACCATGGGTGTGTACGTGTATTCTCGTGAAGGATGGATTAAAGGTGCGAGCAACATCACGCGTGTGGCGCCGCCGCGACTGCGCCGGCGTTCCGCATTTGTCGCGGCCACGCGTGGCCACTTCGCCGGTGTGAGCCTCATGGTCACGGGGAACCGTGGCACGAACCGCCTCTTCTACAATGTGCGTACCTATGACGTGGGCCGCCCCATGCCGGAGATCATCGCGGACCTGAACAAGTTCCAGCCGCATGCGCTCTCTGGCTATGCTGCCGTACTGAAGGTGCTGGGCGAAGCGCAGGAGAGAGGGGAACTGAAGATCAAACCCGAGCTGGTGGGCAATGGCGGCGAACCTCTCATGCCTGAGGTGAAGACCCTGTTGCAGCGCGCGTTCAAGGCACCCGTGTCCAATGCCTACGCCACCAGTGAGCTGCTCTATATGGGGCTCACGCTTCCGGACTCTGGCCCGGATGGCAGCATGCACCTCATGGAGGACAACCTCATCTTCGAACTGCATGACGACCACACCTGCGTGACGAATCTCTTCAATGAAGTGATGCCTCTCATCCGCTACCGATTGGATGACGTGCTGGTGCCGGACACGGAGAGCGAGAACAATCTGCCCTTCACCAAGATACGCGGCATCGTGGGTCGCGCTGAAGACGCACTCGTCTTCACCAACAGTCAGGGCAAGGAAGATTTCATTCATCCCATTGTCATTGTAGAGCTGGTCATCCCCGGCCTGAATGCCTGGCAGGTGGTGCTGGAGAGCAAGACATCCTTCCGTTTCCGAGCCCGCTTCGAGCCTGGTCAAAGCGAGGCTGAGCAGCAGGCCACCAAGGAACGCATCATGCAAACCGTGGGTGCCCTGCTTGCCGAGAAGGACATGGGCAATGTGAAGTTCACCATTGAGCCGGTGGAAGAGATGGAGATCGACAAGCACTCCGGGAAATTCCGTCTCGTAGTGCGCGACCCTGCGCTGAAGCCGCCAGTGAGAGCGTGA
- a CDS encoding outer membrane protein — MKLLRNSFLALLGLAMVATSQAGTYTSSKGVVAPTPASAPVGGPYLSLAGGALWLDDASAFGVDLDFDTGYSILGAVGYAFGNGLSVELESGYLGVEDAEVHVPGLGNFDVDGEFRQVPIFANVLYTVDVTDVVGIYVGGGLGVIWSEAEVESVGGDAFFSGESDSDWNFAAQAKAGVTFRVTEAASLNIGYRFLYGQDAVAGYDDSIGHILEGGLTIRF, encoded by the coding sequence ATGAAACTTCTTCGTAATAGCTTCCTCGCTCTGCTTGGTCTCGCCATGGTGGCGACCAGCCAGGCTGGCACCTACACCTCCAGCAAGGGCGTTGTCGCTCCGACTCCTGCTTCCGCACCTGTCGGCGGCCCCTACCTGTCCCTCGCCGGTGGCGCTCTCTGGCTCGACGACGCCAGCGCTTTCGGTGTCGACCTCGACTTTGACACCGGCTACTCCATCCTCGGTGCGGTCGGCTATGCCTTTGGCAATGGCCTGTCAGTGGAATTGGAATCCGGTTACCTTGGAGTTGAAGACGCCGAAGTCCATGTCCCGGGGCTTGGCAACTTCGATGTGGACGGTGAGTTCCGTCAGGTCCCCATCTTTGCAAACGTGCTCTACACGGTTGATGTGACCGATGTTGTCGGCATCTACGTCGGTGGTGGCCTGGGCGTGATCTGGAGCGAAGCTGAGGTGGAAAGCGTCGGCGGCGATGCCTTCTTCAGCGGCGAATCCGACAGCGACTGGAACTTCGCAGCCCAAGCCAAGGCCGGTGTGACCTTCCGTGTGACCGAAGCTGCCAGCCTCAACATCGGCTATCGCTTCCTCTACGGTCAGGATGCAGTTGCCGGATATGACGACTCCATCGGCCACATCCTTGAAGGTGGCCTGACCATCCGCTTCTAA
- a CDS encoding sulfatase family protein — protein MSRIFLLLVSLLLPSVLAAADASRLNIISIVTDDQASWTLGCYGNKESITPNMDRLAKEGVRFENAFTVTPVCSPSRVTFLTGKYGAQLGVTDWIAPNEAKAGLGLGKDAVTWSKVLQQAGYATALIGKWHLGEKPESHPTAQGFGHFYGFLGGGTSPMNPTYDFPDGPKEVKGYGADLLTDEAIRWLGDNKAKAFALSLHFREPHTAYAPVPEEDSKLFANLDPTVPLPKGADAQQIKNWTREYYAAIHSVDRNLGRLFAWLEKEGLWDKTIIQFTSDHGYNIGHHGIHTKGNGMWVAGGVGGPKRPNMWDTSLRIPLLVRWPGVTKAGAVIPQQVLNLDNYPSLLGMAGVTPPAGWKVEGENFAPLLRGEAVSWRGDWFGQYDLHNSGLAYMRMIRTEEWKYVRHFHANLMDELYNLKDDPGETKNLLGGAGRKDKGQKIQKVVSDLDGKMEAWMKRVNDPVLKETRKRGWFEPGELHD, from the coding sequence ATGTCCCGCATCTTCCTCCTACTGGTCAGCCTGCTTCTGCCGTCTGTGCTCGCTGCAGCCGATGCCTCGCGCCTGAACATCATCTCCATTGTCACGGATGACCAGGCCTCGTGGACCCTCGGCTGCTACGGGAACAAGGAGAGCATCACGCCGAACATGGATCGTCTCGCAAAGGAGGGCGTGCGCTTCGAGAACGCTTTCACGGTTACACCAGTGTGCTCACCGAGCCGGGTGACGTTTCTGACGGGCAAGTATGGAGCTCAACTGGGGGTCACGGATTGGATTGCGCCCAATGAGGCCAAAGCCGGACTGGGCCTTGGGAAGGATGCTGTCACCTGGTCCAAGGTGCTACAGCAGGCGGGTTACGCCACGGCCTTGATCGGAAAGTGGCACCTCGGGGAAAAGCCCGAGTCGCATCCCACAGCGCAGGGCTTCGGTCACTTCTATGGCTTCCTGGGTGGCGGCACCTCACCCATGAACCCCACCTATGATTTTCCCGATGGTCCGAAGGAGGTGAAGGGATATGGAGCCGATCTGCTTACCGATGAAGCCATCCGCTGGCTCGGGGATAACAAAGCAAAGGCCTTTGCCTTGAGCCTGCACTTCCGCGAGCCACACACCGCTTATGCGCCTGTGCCGGAAGAGGACAGCAAGCTCTTCGCCAATCTTGATCCCACGGTGCCCTTGCCGAAGGGCGCGGATGCACAGCAGATCAAGAACTGGACCCGTGAATACTATGCGGCGATCCACAGTGTGGATCGGAATCTCGGGCGCCTCTTTGCCTGGCTTGAGAAAGAAGGACTCTGGGACAAGACGATCATCCAGTTCACCAGCGATCACGGATACAACATAGGACACCATGGTATCCACACGAAGGGAAACGGCATGTGGGTGGCCGGCGGTGTGGGTGGTCCCAAGCGGCCCAACATGTGGGATACCTCCCTGCGCATCCCGTTGCTGGTGCGCTGGCCGGGAGTCACGAAGGCAGGTGCGGTGATCCCGCAGCAGGTGCTCAATCTGGATAACTATCCCAGCCTGCTCGGCATGGCGGGGGTGACGCCTCCCGCTGGATGGAAGGTGGAGGGGGAGAATTTCGCGCCCCTGCTGCGTGGAGAAGCTGTCTCGTGGCGTGGTGACTGGTTTGGCCAGTATGATTTGCATAACAGCGGCCTGGCTTACATGCGCATGATCCGGACCGAAGAGTGGAAGTATGTCCGGCATTTCCACGCAAATCTCATGGATGAGCTCTACAATCTAAAAGACGATCCAGGAGAGACGAAGAATCTGCTTGGCGGAGCAGGACGCAAGGACAAGGGACAAAAGATCCAAAAGGTCGTGAGTGACCTGGATGGGAAGATGGAAGCCTGGATGAAGCGCGTGAACGATCCCGTGCTCAAAGAAACCCGCAAGCGAGGCTGGTTCGAGCCAGGAGAGCTCCATGATTAA
- a CDS encoding DUF1318 domain-containing protein, with product MTQDALTPIPRKVSQAMLAFLLLGLSSCKSFKVDLQSPEPIKVDVNMRLDVYQYKGDEPEKPNEEQARYDEAQTRIRNRLAEIQTFKNNGLVGEDHRGLLFLREKPAGEWGDRVEKEVNEENEDRNLMIRHEAKASNRAMHEVQEEFWKQRTNRAFHGEWIEVAGDKPNTFKWVQSDGPREKPTADATGGNKPAAGTTQSAPGS from the coding sequence ATGACCCAGGATGCCTTGACGCCAATCCCCCGGAAAGTCTCGCAAGCCATGCTGGCGTTTCTGCTTCTGGGCCTCTCCTCTTGCAAGTCGTTCAAGGTGGACCTTCAATCACCGGAACCCATCAAGGTGGATGTGAACATGCGCCTGGATGTCTACCAGTACAAAGGTGACGAGCCTGAGAAGCCCAACGAAGAGCAAGCACGCTACGATGAGGCGCAGACCCGCATCCGCAATCGCCTCGCAGAAATCCAGACCTTCAAAAACAACGGCCTGGTGGGCGAAGACCATCGCGGACTGCTTTTCCTTCGCGAAAAACCCGCCGGGGAATGGGGAGACCGTGTGGAGAAGGAGGTCAATGAGGAGAACGAAGACCGCAACCTCATGATTCGCCACGAAGCCAAGGCCAGCAATCGTGCCATGCATGAAGTGCAGGAGGAATTCTGGAAGCAACGCACGAATCGAGCCTTCCATGGCGAGTGGATCGAAGTTGCCGGAGACAAACCAAACACCTTCAAATGGGTGCAGTCCGACGGCCCACGCGAGAAACCCACGGCAGATGCCACCGGCGGCAACAAGCCAGCCGCCGGCACCACGCAGTCCGCTCCCGGGAGCTGA
- a CDS encoding SanA/YdcF family protein gives MRQDSKVQGGRAKFGVAASITGARPERRSLGEWIHGEMVWFDKFLKRWLVRIMVLGTHLAIAITAFYFAVWGMARGKVYDNIADIPSRECGLVLGTVPKTDGRSNQFFKARMLAAANLYKEQKVRYLIVSGDNSRNGYDEPSEMKAALIALGVPATKIYCDYAGFRTLDSVIRARKVFGQKEFTIISQKYHNERAIYIAHRNGLSECVAFNATDATGAIMWKQYARETIARVMAVLDVEFLKTEPKMLGEPVYIGEKSPPVDANPLPLR, from the coding sequence ATGCGTCAAGATTCCAAGGTCCAAGGTGGTCGCGCGAAATTTGGCGTGGCGGCGTCTATTACCGGAGCGAGGCCAGAGCGGCGTTCCCTCGGGGAGTGGATCCATGGCGAGATGGTCTGGTTCGACAAATTCCTGAAACGCTGGCTGGTGCGCATCATGGTGCTGGGGACCCACCTGGCCATTGCCATCACCGCCTTCTACTTTGCGGTATGGGGCATGGCGCGGGGCAAGGTGTATGACAATATTGCCGACATACCGAGCAGGGAGTGCGGCCTGGTCCTCGGTACCGTGCCGAAGACGGATGGTCGCAGCAATCAGTTCTTCAAGGCTCGCATGCTGGCAGCCGCAAACCTCTATAAGGAGCAGAAAGTTCGCTACCTCATTGTCAGCGGAGACAACTCCCGCAATGGTTATGACGAGCCCAGTGAGATGAAGGCGGCGCTCATCGCCCTCGGCGTGCCAGCCACGAAGATCTACTGTGACTATGCGGGCTTTCGCACTCTCGATAGTGTCATTCGTGCCCGGAAGGTATTTGGCCAGAAAGAGTTCACCATTATCTCCCAGAAGTATCACAACGAGCGGGCCATCTACATCGCCCACCGCAACGGCTTGTCCGAGTGTGTCGCCTTCAATGCCACGGATGCCACTGGCGCCATCATGTGGAAACAATATGCCCGCGAGACCATCGCCCGCGTGATGGCGGTACTCGATGTCGAGTTCCTCAAGACCGAGCCCAAGATGCTGGGCGAGCCCGTCTACATCGGCGAAAAGTCTCCGCCCGTGGACGCGAATCCTCTGCCACTGAGGTAG
- the dtd gene encoding D-aminoacyl-tRNA deacylase: MRALVQRVSTAEVLIDGKSAARIGAGLLVLLGIEEADQDEDIEWLAGKLARLRIFSDSEGKMNACITEIGGDALVVSQFTLHASTKKGNRPSFIRAARPEAAIPLYEKFLARLEGEIGRPVGRGVFGADMKVSLVNDGPVTIWMDTKAKE, from the coding sequence ATGCGAGCGTTGGTTCAACGGGTTTCCACTGCGGAAGTACTTATCGACGGGAAGTCAGCGGCCCGAATCGGGGCTGGTTTGCTTGTCCTGCTGGGCATCGAAGAAGCAGATCAGGATGAGGACATCGAGTGGCTGGCCGGAAAACTCGCCCGGCTGCGTATCTTTTCCGACTCAGAGGGCAAGATGAACGCCTGCATCACCGAGATCGGCGGTGACGCACTGGTAGTGAGCCAGTTCACGCTGCACGCAAGCACGAAAAAAGGCAACCGCCCCAGCTTCATCCGGGCGGCAAGACCGGAGGCAGCGATCCCACTTTACGAAAAGTTCCTTGCCCGTCTGGAGGGGGAAATCGGGAGACCGGTGGGACGTGGGGTTTTCGGGGCGGACATGAAAGTATCCCTGGTGAACGATGGCCCCGTGACGATCTGGATGGACACGAAGGCCAAGGAGTAG
- a CDS encoding N-acetylmuramoyl-L-alanine amidase: MTPVEHFFLRPATVMLSMLLLCSSAGGLAVGAETTTKKKASEEEESGKKSTKGGSKTTTTPSSSGGTKSTPEKTEKTAPATTTKSGSKSSKGSSSSSNTAANTAKKEESKPKTEPAPAPKPKIIAKVDPPKEEPKTKESEKSKDKESTSKTADKTVKPESKTEPAKPAEPRDVTSTSKATSREMDPKEKPDSEFGHETEADKKARSEAAKGSKTAAAVTTSSDISGWEILHYQGADYVTANSIHRFYRFHNLEADGNRVSFTSPVLIMRATIGSQDLLINNIKFVMNDPVLELNGKPCFSRLDLCKLIDPVLRPSYINTSSGFDTVVIDPGHGGHDSGARGIYGYEKDFALKLAFALKSQLEAQGIRVVMTRTTDTFISLGGRVQFANKVPNSIYVSLHFNSGPSTGTGIETFALTPQGASSVYGSRTVDAYSFNGNQRDSENIALATAIHASVVNHFKLVDRGVKRARWYVLKGLERPGVLFEGGFVTSPVDGRLIAADNFRREMAATLCQAIMNYKRALRPSGVRPMGSR; the protein is encoded by the coding sequence ATGACCCCTGTGGAACATTTTTTCCTGCGTCCTGCAACGGTGATGTTGAGCATGCTGTTGCTATGCTCCAGCGCGGGTGGTCTGGCGGTGGGTGCTGAGACGACGACCAAGAAGAAGGCGTCTGAGGAAGAGGAGTCTGGCAAAAAGTCCACCAAGGGTGGCAGCAAGACTACCACCACACCTTCCTCCTCCGGTGGAACCAAGTCCACCCCTGAGAAGACCGAGAAGACCGCTCCTGCCACGACCACCAAGTCAGGCAGCAAGTCCTCCAAGGGCAGTTCTTCGTCGTCGAACACTGCTGCGAACACTGCCAAGAAGGAAGAAAGCAAGCCCAAGACCGAGCCTGCACCGGCCCCGAAGCCAAAGATCATCGCCAAGGTTGATCCCCCCAAAGAGGAGCCCAAGACCAAAGAATCCGAAAAATCCAAGGACAAGGAGTCCACGAGCAAAACGGCCGACAAGACCGTGAAGCCGGAGTCAAAAACGGAGCCTGCCAAGCCCGCAGAGCCGAGGGATGTGACCTCCACCTCCAAGGCAACTTCCCGGGAAATGGACCCGAAGGAGAAGCCGGATTCCGAGTTCGGCCATGAAACCGAGGCCGATAAGAAAGCTAGATCCGAGGCTGCAAAGGGAAGCAAGACGGCGGCTGCAGTAACCACCAGCAGCGACATCTCTGGCTGGGAAATCCTTCACTATCAAGGTGCTGACTACGTCACAGCAAATAGCATCCACCGCTTTTATCGGTTCCACAATCTGGAAGCGGACGGCAATCGCGTGTCCTTCACCTCACCCGTGCTCATCATGCGGGCCACGATTGGCAGCCAGGACCTCCTCATCAACAATATCAAGTTCGTGATGAACGACCCGGTGCTGGAACTCAATGGCAAGCCCTGTTTCTCACGGCTGGACCTGTGCAAGCTTATCGACCCCGTTCTACGCCCCAGCTATATTAATACCAGCAGCGGCTTCGACACGGTGGTTATCGACCCGGGTCACGGCGGACATGACTCTGGGGCACGGGGCATCTACGGATACGAGAAGGATTTCGCCCTGAAACTGGCCTTTGCGTTGAAGTCACAGCTTGAGGCTCAAGGCATTCGGGTAGTGATGACCCGCACGACAGACACCTTTATCTCGCTCGGCGGCCGCGTACAGTTCGCCAACAAAGTCCCGAACAGCATCTACGTGAGCCTGCACTTCAACTCCGGGCCAAGCACCGGAACGGGTATCGAGACCTTCGCCCTGACACCTCAAGGTGCATCGTCCGTATACGGCTCGCGTACAGTCGACGCCTACTCCTTCAACGGGAATCAGCGTGACTCGGAGAACATTGCCCTTGCCACCGCCATCCATGCCTCCGTGGTAAATCACTTCAAGCTCGTGGACCGTGGTGTAAAACGCGCTCGCTGGTACGTGCTGAAGGGTTTGGAGCGTCCCGGAGTGCTTTTTGAGGGCGGATTTGTCACCAGCCCGGTCGATGGCCGCCTGATCGCCGCCGACAATTTCCGTAGAGAGATGGCCGCGACCCTGTGCCAGGCCATCATGAACTACAAAAGGGCCCTCCGTCCCAGCGGTGTCCGGCCCATGGGCTCAAGATGA
- a CDS encoding acyl-CoA desaturase — MTETQPSAFRRLLSGVFTTARQWVDNDYCTTEEQAHAKDRVDWKRCLPFIIIHAGCFAVIWVGFSWFALAAAVLLYFARMFAITAFYHRYFSHRTFRTSRFVQFIFAVWGNTAMQRGPLWWAAHHRHHHQHSDDHPDVHSPTLKGFLWSHIGWITSPKNFPTDYSRVKDFMKHREIVFLNRHDVLVPVLYGISLWLIGWALQTWAPGLGTSGAQLFVWGFFISTVALMHGTFFINSLAHVFGKRRFKTEDTSRNSLFLALLTLGEGWHNNHHRYMHSAKQGFYWWEIDVSYYMLKIFSWMGLIWDLRPVPAHIYEEARLHAQNPDASHR; from the coding sequence ATGACTGAAACCCAACCTTCCGCTTTTCGACGTTTACTCTCTGGAGTTTTCACCACTGCCCGTCAGTGGGTGGACAACGACTACTGCACCACCGAGGAACAGGCCCACGCCAAAGATCGCGTGGACTGGAAACGGTGCCTTCCCTTCATCATCATTCACGCTGGCTGCTTCGCCGTGATCTGGGTGGGCTTTAGCTGGTTCGCGCTCGCTGCGGCGGTGCTTCTCTATTTCGCCCGCATGTTTGCCATCACGGCATTCTACCACCGGTACTTCTCACACCGCACCTTCCGCACCTCGCGCTTTGTGCAGTTCATTTTCGCTGTCTGGGGCAATACCGCCATGCAGCGTGGTCCCCTCTGGTGGGCAGCTCATCATCGCCACCACCACCAGCACTCGGATGATCATCCGGATGTGCACTCCCCCACCCTCAAGGGTTTCCTCTGGTCGCACATTGGCTGGATCACCAGCCCGAAGAACTTTCCGACGGACTACAGCCGCGTGAAGGATTTCATGAAGCACCGCGAAATCGTTTTCCTCAACCGCCACGACGTGCTGGTCCCCGTGCTCTACGGCATCTCGCTCTGGCTTATCGGCTGGGCTCTTCAGACCTGGGCTCCCGGACTTGGCACGAGCGGCGCACAGCTCTTCGTGTGGGGCTTCTTCATCAGCACCGTAGCCCTCATGCACGGCACCTTCTTCATCAACTCGCTGGCCCACGTCTTCGGCAAACGCCGCTTCAAGACGGAAGACACCAGCCGCAACAGCCTCTTCCTTGCTCTCCTGACCCTGGGTGAAGGCTGGCACAACAATCACCACCGCTACATGCACTCTGCGAAGCAGGGCTTCTACTGGTGGGAAATCGACGTCAGCTACTACATGCTGAAGATCTTCTCCTGGATGGGCCTCATCTGGGACCTGCGTCCGGTGCCCGCGCACATTTACGAAGAAGCGCGCCTCCACGCACAGAATCCTGACGCATCCCACCGCTGA
- a CDS encoding coiled-coil domain-containing protein, with protein sequence MTKVLFMLSAVVMVVAIVISYQNNQSLVNLRTERHKSDTKLKVERANADKLATEAETAKNKVATANMEITNEEERLNLAKNKLRNAEAEAERTQKDVEAANTKISEYKTEIDKIAKDLPPGFSIEKAPEVMNSIKKEIADNQTKASKTQELIDAKEGELKKVQSQLSDIVESIETRKKSFDRNSLSATIVAVNNDWGFVVIEGGENKGITVDTKLLVTRGNQPIGRLQIVSVDQSKTLANIDMKSVRNGVAISPGDRVILETLYQ encoded by the coding sequence ATGACCAAAGTCCTCTTCATGCTCAGCGCCGTCGTAATGGTGGTCGCTATTGTCATCTCCTACCAGAACAACCAGTCCCTGGTAAACCTCCGCACCGAGAGGCACAAAAGCGATACCAAGCTGAAGGTGGAACGCGCCAACGCGGACAAGCTCGCGACCGAAGCCGAGACCGCGAAGAACAAGGTCGCCACGGCGAACATGGAAATCACGAATGAAGAGGAACGCCTCAACTTGGCCAAGAACAAGCTCCGCAATGCGGAAGCCGAAGCCGAGCGCACCCAGAAGGACGTCGAGGCCGCCAATACCAAGATCTCGGAGTACAAGACGGAGATCGATAAGATTGCCAAGGACCTTCCTCCCGGCTTCTCCATTGAGAAGGCTCCGGAAGTGATGAACAGCATCAAGAAGGAAATCGCGGACAACCAGACGAAGGCTTCCAAGACCCAGGAGCTGATCGATGCCAAGGAAGGCGAACTCAAGAAAGTTCAGAGCCAGCTTTCCGACATCGTGGAAAGCATTGAGACCCGCAAGAAGTCCTTCGACCGCAACTCCCTCTCCGCCACCATCGTGGCCGTGAACAACGACTGGGGCTTCGTGGTCATCGAAGGCGGCGAAAACAAGGGCATCACGGTGGATACCAAGCTCCTCGTGACCCGTGGCAACCAGCCCATCGGCCGCCTGCAGATTGTGTCCGTGGACCAGAGCAAGACGCTGGCGAATATCGACATGAAATCCGTCCGCAACGGCGTGGCCATCTCCCCCGGGGACCGTGTCATTCTCGAAACGCTGTACCAGTAA
- a CDS encoding family 16 glycoside hydrolase produces MKSVVLSAAFITVGLLSSPLAAADAPLLAVPGKIILESKLDTAPGAPWRAVKGGWELKEGAWRGSEKAEDKHGAVTRMNTKLKDFVIEYEFKFEGAKSTSLSINAVKDHMARIAITPNTVSIQRDDNDHEGPDKAVVFARISVNFQPGTWHKVRLEMVGDTLLGKVDDLVAWGSNDLFKQERANPGFTVGGQSVDFRNLTIREATLNPEWEKVKTTLPAPGSQLAAAPTRKGAARPKKSE; encoded by the coding sequence ATGAAGTCCGTCGTCCTCTCTGCCGCTTTTATCACCGTTGGATTGCTGTCGTCGCCCCTCGCCGCTGCAGATGCCCCGCTGCTGGCCGTGCCAGGGAAGATCATCCTTGAAAGCAAACTCGACACTGCACCGGGAGCCCCGTGGCGCGCCGTCAAAGGTGGCTGGGAATTGAAGGAGGGAGCGTGGCGCGGTTCGGAGAAAGCGGAGGACAAGCACGGCGCCGTCACCCGCATGAACACGAAGCTGAAAGACTTCGTCATCGAGTACGAATTCAAGTTTGAAGGGGCCAAGTCCACCAGCCTCAGCATCAATGCCGTGAAGGATCACATGGCCCGCATCGCCATCACCCCGAACACGGTGTCTATTCAGCGGGATGACAATGACCACGAAGGACCGGACAAAGCCGTGGTCTTCGCGCGCATTTCCGTGAATTTCCAGCCTGGCACCTGGCACAAGGTGCGTCTGGAAATGGTGGGCGACACCCTGCTGGGCAAAGTGGACGACCTGGTGGCGTGGGGCAGCAACGACCTCTTCAAGCAAGAGCGGGCGAACCCCGGCTTCACGGTGGGAGGGCAGTCGGTGGACTTCCGCAATCTCACGATCCGCGAGGCGACGCTCAATCCCGAGTGGGAGAAGGTGAAGACGACCCTGCCCGCACCCGGCAGCCAGCTTGCCGCCGCGCCGACACGCAAAGGAGCGGCCCGTCCAAAGAAGTCTGAGTAA